The nucleotide sequence GTAGAATGTTTGACAATGCACTTATTGGAGCAAGGCATACCATACCTATTAATACTAATTTTAAATTATTAAAACATCTCAGTTTTAGTGCAAATGCAAATTTTGAAGAAACTTGGACGCTTAATACTATTAATAGGTTTTTTGATGAAACAACACAGGAAATAGTTACTGAAGACATAGATGGGTTTGATTCGTTTAGAACATATAATTTTAGTGCTAATCTAGGTACCACTATATATGGACAAGCAAATTTTGGAGAGAATAGTAAATTACAAGCTATCCGACATGTTATACGGCCTAGTATTTCTTATAGTATTAACCCTGCTTTTAATCAGTTTTTTGACAATGTTGAAGTAGTTGATGCAAATGGAACTACAGTTGGAGAATTAGAACAAGAATTTTCTCGATTTGAAGGCTCGTTATTTGGAGCTCCTGGGAATCAATTTTCCAGTAATATAGGGCTTACTGTAAGTAATAATATTGAAGCAAAAATAAGAAGCAAAAATAAAGATGGAAAAATAGAATCTAAGAAAATAGTTATCTTCAATAATTTAAATTTATCTACAAATTATAACATATCTGCAGATTCCTTAAACCTAAGCCCTATAAGAGTTACTGGTGGTACAAAGTTATTTAAAGATTTAGACATAAATTTCGGAGCTACTTTTGATCCTTATGCTCTAGATAATAACAATAATAGGATCAATACATTTAATATTAATGCTGGTGGTGGTTTGGCTAGGTTAACTACTGCTAACGCCACTGCTAGTTATAATTTCTCGAGTAAAAGCTTTAGTAATAAACGTCAAAAAAACGAAGCAGCAAGGCAAGAATCGTTAAGAAATGGTGGTAGAGAAGATGATTTGTTTGGTGTTTCTCAAAATTTTGCAAATCAACAATTTAATCAAGAAGAAGAAAATAAAAAAGAGCCTGATCAAAAAAATAGTGAATTTTATAATTTTAAAATCCCATGGAGTTTAAGGCTTGCATATACTGTAAATTACAACAATGCAAGAGGTCAGAACGAAATTGCTTCTCATTCAATAATGGCATCAGGGGATATTCAATTATCTCCTAGATGGAGCATTGGAGTTTCTTCAGGGTATGATGTTCTTAATAAAGGAGTAACATTTACTCAATTTAGGTTTACAAGAGATCTAGAAAGTTGGAGAATGGACTTTACCTGGGTACCATTTAGTACTCGTAGTTCATGGAATTTCTTTATTGGAGTAAAAGCACCTATTTTAGAAGCTCTTAAATACGAAAAGCGTAGAGAAAGAGATAGACAGCTTTAGAATCATTTAAACTAATACATATAATAATATATTTTATGAAAACTATAATTACTACATCAAAAGCACCAGCTCCAATTGGACCATATAATCAAGCTGTTTTAAATAACAACATACTTTATACATCAGGGCAAATTGCTTTTCACCCAGAAACAATGGAGCTTATTTATGATGATATAAAAACAGAGACTAAACGTGTAATGGAAAACTTAAAAGCAATTTTAGATGAAGCAGAAATGACTTTTGAGAATATCATAAAAGCGACTATTTTTATTAGTGATATGGATAATTTTGGACAGATAAACGAAGTATATGGAACTTATTTTAATGATGATACTGCTCCTGCACGCGAATGTGTGCAAGTGGCGCGTTTACCAAAAGATGCTAATGTAGAAATTAGCATGATTGCAATGAAGTAAAACAAAATTATAATTTAAATAGATCAAAAAAAGCATCATAATAGTTTATGATGCTTTTTTAATATATTTTTAATTTTTTATTTGTTCATTTAATAAAATTGGATCACCAAACCCTAGATCTTTCAATCGCTCCAATTGTGTTTTCGCATCACCAACAACCAACCAATTCATTTTACTTGGATCTAAATATTTTTTAGATAATTTTTTAATTTCTTCTACGGTCATATTATTAACAATAGCTTCACGTTCTTTAATATAATTATCACTAAAATCATAAGCGCTAATATTTCTTAACATATTTAACTTTGCTCCTGCAGTTTCAAATGCTCTAGAATTACTTTTTACTAAAAACTGTTTTGTCGTTGCCAAATCAGC is from Flavobacteriaceae bacterium and encodes:
- a CDS encoding RidA family protein produces the protein MKTIITTSKAPAPIGPYNQAVLNNNILYTSGQIAFHPETMELIYDDIKTETKRVMENLKAILDEAEMTFENIIKATIFISDMDNFGQINEVYGTYFNDDTAPARECVQVARLPKDANVEISMIAMK